Proteins from a genomic interval of Bradyrhizobium sp. CCBAU 53340:
- the gspD gene encoding type II secretion system secretin GspD, which yields MQFPVPCRVGRRIVFEVVQPLLRRRSALTGTLVLLSSAFLLTACIVTADQSVEADPRDPRAQDIADKIRSLDLQPRQPADAGASGIGQAKPSKPAIYLSDGATPQGGALAERDDGGGSGYDLNFENAPVATVAKVILGDVLNTGYTIDPRVQGTVTLASVRPVPKADAIYVLENALRMSGVALVRDRTGYRLLPAPEAGPGGLDRSASVEAGQGITVVPLRYTSAQNIFKLLDAFGVKASTMRPDNSRNTLIVSGSGTDRAAAVDTILSFDADWMRGQSVGVFPVRNSSPEPVISEIEKIMDSGEGGLSQNVIKMQPIARLNAILVVTQKPEYLRRAQTWIARLDRSDTDGVNLKSYPLRYGNSKLVVALLNDMLFNQGSTSNTTLDSASSQVAPGAGITTSTSGNPVAALSALPTAAAGATTSVTAAPGSSLAARSADTAPATGAHDTGLSGFSSGSSKPAGIDGILHNVRITADITNNAILVYANQDAQRLVEQTIRQIDRPQRQIAIEATIAEVTLNDQLNYGVQFFLASQKGSISNTISGVSNAAAAGSGAVEAASNAVNAASGALLGRVLPGFNFLIGSENSPRVILDALHGITNVKVLSNPSLVVLDNQAATLQVGDQVPFSTGTATVLTANNTVVNTIDYKNTGIILRVLPRANANGNVVLDIEQEISSVAGGSANSLTPTISQRRVKSSIAVTSGQTVLLAGLISESENRQRQGIPILDSIPGVGDAFSHQTNARARTELILFIRPTVIKDGVDAHVIAEEMRSKMNSRLVGTSNPVVTVGPPKAAR from the coding sequence ATGCAATTTCCAGTCCCTTGCAGAGTTGGCAGGCGTATTGTGTTTGAAGTGGTCCAGCCGCTTTTGCGCCGCCGCTCAGCGTTGACTGGAACGCTCGTGCTGTTGTCCTCCGCTTTCCTGCTCACGGCCTGCATCGTCACCGCCGATCAGTCGGTCGAAGCCGATCCGAGAGACCCGCGCGCCCAGGACATTGCCGACAAGATCCGCTCCCTCGATCTGCAGCCGCGCCAACCCGCGGACGCAGGGGCCAGCGGCATTGGCCAGGCAAAGCCGTCCAAACCCGCAATCTATCTGAGCGATGGTGCAACGCCGCAAGGCGGCGCGCTGGCCGAGCGCGATGATGGCGGCGGCAGCGGGTATGACCTCAATTTCGAGAATGCCCCTGTGGCGACCGTCGCAAAAGTCATCCTTGGTGACGTACTCAACACCGGCTACACCATCGACCCGCGCGTCCAGGGCACCGTGACACTTGCCTCGGTTCGTCCGGTCCCCAAGGCGGACGCGATCTACGTGCTGGAGAATGCGCTGCGCATGTCGGGCGTGGCGCTGGTGCGCGACCGCACCGGTTATCGCCTGCTGCCGGCGCCGGAAGCCGGCCCCGGCGGCCTCGACCGTTCGGCGAGCGTCGAAGCCGGCCAGGGCATCACGGTCGTGCCGCTGCGCTACACGTCGGCGCAGAACATCTTCAAGCTGCTCGATGCCTTCGGCGTCAAGGCCTCGACCATGCGTCCCGACAATTCCCGCAACACCTTGATCGTCAGCGGCAGCGGGACGGATCGAGCGGCCGCGGTCGACACAATTCTGTCTTTCGACGCCGACTGGATGCGCGGTCAGTCGGTCGGTGTCTTCCCCGTGCGCAATTCCTCGCCCGAACCCGTGATCTCCGAGATCGAGAAGATCATGGATTCCGGCGAAGGCGGGTTGAGCCAGAACGTGATCAAGATGCAGCCGATCGCGCGGCTCAACGCGATCCTCGTGGTGACGCAGAAGCCGGAATATCTGAGGCGTGCGCAGACCTGGATCGCGCGGCTCGACCGTTCCGACACCGACGGCGTGAACCTGAAATCCTATCCGCTGCGCTACGGCAATTCCAAGCTGGTCGTCGCGCTGTTGAACGACATGCTGTTCAACCAGGGCTCGACGAGCAACACGACGCTTGACAGCGCATCGAGCCAGGTTGCGCCCGGTGCAGGCATCACGACGTCGACCTCCGGCAACCCGGTTGCCGCGCTGAGCGCGCTGCCGACCGCCGCTGCTGGTGCCACAACCTCGGTCACGGCAGCGCCGGGATCATCGTTGGCGGCCCGGTCCGCTGACACGGCGCCCGCGACAGGGGCACACGACACGGGTCTCAGCGGATTTTCGAGCGGCAGCTCAAAGCCAGCCGGCATCGATGGTATCCTTCACAACGTGCGGATCACCGCCGACATCACCAACAACGCCATTCTCGTCTATGCCAACCAGGACGCGCAGCGCCTCGTCGAGCAAACCATCCGACAGATCGACCGACCACAGCGCCAGATTGCGATCGAGGCGACGATCGCCGAAGTGACGCTGAACGACCAGCTGAACTACGGCGTGCAGTTCTTCCTAGCGAGCCAGAAGGGCTCGATCTCCAATACCATTTCCGGCGTCAGCAATGCTGCAGCCGCTGGAAGCGGTGCCGTCGAAGCTGCGTCCAATGCTGTCAACGCTGCGTCCGGCGCGCTGCTCGGCCGCGTGCTGCCGGGCTTCAACTTCCTGATAGGCTCCGAAAACTCGCCGCGCGTCATTCTCGATGCATTGCACGGCATCACCAACGTGAAGGTGCTCTCGAACCCGTCGCTGGTAGTGTTGGACAACCAAGCGGCGACCTTGCAGGTCGGCGATCAGGTGCCGTTCTCGACCGGCACCGCCACCGTGCTGACCGCCAACAACACCGTGGTCAACACCATCGACTACAAGAACACCGGCATCATCCTGCGCGTGCTGCCGCGCGCCAATGCCAACGGCAATGTCGTGCTCGACATCGAACAGGAAATCTCGAGCGTGGCCGGCGGCAGCGCCAACTCGCTGACGCCGACGATCTCGCAGCGCCGGGTCAAGAGCTCGATCGCCGTGACCAGCGGGCAGACCGTCCTGCTCGCCGGCCTGATCAGCGAGAGCGAGAACCGGCAACGCCAGGGTATTCCGATTCTCGATTCCATTCCCGGCGTGGGCGATGCCTTCTCGCACCAGACTAATGCGCGCGCACGCACCGAACTGATCCTGTTCATCCGTCCGACCGTCATCAAGGATGGCGTCGATGCGCATGTCATCGCCGAGGAGATGCGCAGCAAGATGAACAGCCGCCTGGTTGGGACCAGCAACCCCGTGGTTACTGTAGGCCCGCCCAAGGCGGCGCGTTGA
- a CDS encoding IS91 family transposase, whose protein sequence is MAPVLEVADIFCRHGEAFRQARAEHLGRVERRVMGAITACRTAVLGGHVEQCDDCGATRIAYNSCRNRHCPKCQGSARVQWLAERQAELLPVPYFHVVFTMPAPAGEIAFQNKAIVYAILFRCAAETLATIAADPKHLGAQLGVTAVLHTWGQTLQHHPHIHCVVPGGGPSLDGTHWVACRPGFFLPVRVLSRLFRRLFLLELQAAFAAGQLGFFGDLVHLADPAAFAERLAQLRRTDWVVYAKPPFGGPEQVLAYLGRYTHRVAIANSRLISLADGKVSFSWKDYRQNRQAKVMTLNADEFIRRFLLHTLPDGFHRIRHYGFLANGGRNDKIALCRQLLAVRNAPTDQEAGDDPLTKCEIPVCPHCGGTMRRVDVVPRACARDHPFRCDTS, encoded by the coding sequence ATGGCTCCGGTTCTGGAAGTGGCGGATATCTTCTGCCGCCACGGCGAAGCGTTTCGGCAAGCCCGTGCCGAGCATTTGGGCCGCGTCGAGCGGCGCGTCATGGGCGCGATCACGGCATGCCGGACGGCTGTGCTCGGCGGCCACGTCGAGCAGTGCGATGACTGCGGCGCCACACGGATTGCCTACAACTCCTGCCGCAATCGGCATTGCCCGAAGTGCCAGGGCTCGGCGCGCGTGCAATGGCTCGCCGAACGACAGGCCGAACTCCTTCCCGTGCCGTATTTCCACGTCGTCTTCACCATGCCGGCCCCCGCCGGAGAGATAGCCTTTCAGAACAAGGCCATCGTCTATGCCATCCTGTTCCGCTGCGCGGCCGAGACGCTCGCCACCATCGCGGCCGACCCCAAGCATCTCGGCGCTCAGCTCGGTGTGACCGCCGTCCTCCATACCTGGGGCCAGACGCTGCAACACCATCCGCATATCCACTGCGTCGTGCCTGGTGGTGGACCTTCACTCGACGGCACACACTGGGTCGCTTGCCGGCCCGGCTTCTTCCTGCCGGTGCGCGTCCTCTCCCGGCTGTTCCGCCGTCTGTTTCTGCTAGAGCTCCAAGCTGCCTTCGCGGCTGGCCAGTTGGGCTTCTTTGGCGATCTCGTCCATCTCGCCGATCCCGCCGCATTCGCCGAACGCCTCGCTCAACTTCGACGGACCGACTGGGTCGTCTATGCCAAGCCGCCATTCGGCGGGCCCGAACAGGTGCTGGCTTATCTCGGCCGCTACACGCATCGCGTCGCCATCGCCAACAGTAGGCTGATCTCGCTTGCCGACGGCAAGGTGAGCTTTTCCTGGAAGGACTATCGGCAGAATCGTCAAGCCAAAGTGATGACGCTTAATGCCGATGAGTTCATTCGTCGCTTTCTCCTCCACACCCTGCCGGACGGCTTCCACCGCATCCGCCACTATGGCTTCCTCGCCAATGGCGGACGCAACGATAAAATCGCCCTCTGCCGTCAACTCCTTGCTGTCCGCAACGCTCCGACTGATCAAGAAGCCGGCGACGATCCCCTCACCAAATGTGAGATCCCCGTCTGCCCGCATTGTGGCGGCACCATGCGGCGCGTCGATGTCGTCCCACGAGCCTGCGCCCGCGACCATCCGTTTCGTTGTGATACGTCATGA
- a CDS encoding site-specific integrase produces MAEISPLRRRMIEDMTVRNLSPATQQSYLNAVAKLSRYFGRSPDRLDLEDIRAFQVHLVATGMSWPALNQIVCALRFFYGVTLGHDTVPERIAYARKPRKLPVVLSADEVVRFLEAIPSLKSRTALTTVYAAGLRVSEVVLLKVVDIDSQRMLIRVEHGKGGKDRYVMLSPQLLRILRTYWRLTRPKRWLFPGRDDERPLVPNVLHAACRSACAAAGLSKSVTVHTLRHTFATHLLENGADVRIIQVLLGHASLASTARYTQVATKTISNTPSPLDRLRLEVVPPG; encoded by the coding sequence ATGGCTGAGATCAGCCCACTTCGCCGCCGCATGATCGAGGACATGACGGTCCGCAATCTGTCACCGGCGACGCAGCAATCCTACCTCAACGCCGTAGCGAAGTTGAGCCGATATTTCGGTCGTTCTCCCGACCGCCTCGACCTGGAGGATATCCGTGCCTTCCAGGTTCATCTGGTTGCGACGGGGATGTCCTGGCCGGCGCTGAACCAGATCGTCTGCGCACTGCGGTTCTTCTACGGTGTGACGCTTGGTCATGACACCGTTCCGGAGCGCATCGCCTATGCGCGTAAACCGCGCAAACTGCCGGTCGTGCTGAGCGCCGACGAGGTCGTGCGCTTCCTGGAAGCGATCCCAAGCCTCAAGAGCCGTACCGCGTTGACCACCGTCTATGCCGCAGGCTTGCGCGTATCGGAAGTGGTCCTCTTGAAGGTTGTCGACATTGATAGCCAACGGATGTTGATCCGGGTCGAGCACGGCAAGGGCGGCAAGGACCGTTACGTTATGCTCTCGCCGCAGCTTTTGAGGATTCTGCGGACGTATTGGCGGCTCACTCGGCCAAAACGATGGCTATTTCCCGGCCGCGACGACGAGCGTCCGCTCGTCCCGAACGTGCTGCACGCCGCCTGTCGTTCAGCCTGTGCTGCGGCTGGCTTGAGCAAGTCGGTGACAGTGCATACGCTGCGGCACACATTCGCGACCCATCTCCTGGAGAACGGGGCCGACGTGCGCATCATCCAGGTGCTGCTCGGCCATGCCAGTCTGGCCAGCACGGCGCGCTATACCCAAGTCGCCACAAAGACCATCAGCAATACGCCAAGTCCGCTTGACCGACTCCGCCTGGAGGTCGTGCCGCCCGGCTGA
- a CDS encoding A24 family peptidase, which produces MLALALLVGVVASLVTAPGAEGLCGAYLAALMLAIAANDARHYLIPNQLTGTAFALALLRAATFVPEVGLEALLWPLARAVAVAVPLLLLMAAYRRWRGRNGLGLGDVKLAAVCGAWLDVATVAAVIELAALLATSAYVANATLRKRPLRGTAFLPFGLFLAPSIWIGWLGETWYLNWLERWSG; this is translated from the coding sequence TTGCTCGCTCTCGCGTTGCTAGTCGGCGTGGTCGCAAGCCTCGTCACAGCTCCCGGCGCGGAGGGGCTCTGCGGCGCATATCTTGCCGCCCTGATGCTCGCTATCGCCGCCAACGACGCCCGCCACTATCTGATCCCGAACCAGCTGACGGGTACAGCCTTTGCGCTTGCCCTGCTCCGCGCCGCCACGTTCGTGCCGGAGGTAGGCCTCGAGGCGCTGCTCTGGCCCCTGGCGCGGGCAGTGGCGGTCGCCGTTCCGCTGCTGCTCCTGATGGCCGCCTACCGGCGTTGGCGCGGCCGTAACGGGCTCGGGCTCGGGGACGTTAAGCTGGCCGCGGTCTGCGGAGCCTGGCTCGATGTTGCGACGGTCGCCGCGGTTATCGAGCTTGCGGCATTGCTCGCGACCAGCGCCTATGTAGCCAATGCGACATTGCGTAAGAGGCCACTGCGCGGGACCGCCTTCCTGCCGTTCGGACTATTCCTGGCACCGTCGATCTGGATCGGATGGCTGGGCGAGACCTGGTATCTGAATTGGCTCGAGCGCTGGTCCGGCTAG